From the Bacteroidia bacterium genome, one window contains:
- a CDS encoding proline--tRNA ligase → MRLSKYFIPTLKEVPAEAVIPSHQLMLRAGMIRGLSAGIYSLLPLGYRVWKKVMQIIREEMDGIGGMELHLPALNPKDIWEETGRVEAFGDTMFHIKNRDLVLAPTHEEIITHIAQAFVHSYRDMPQIWYQIQTKFRNEPRPKSGVIRSRQFLMKDAYSLDNSWEGLDASYQKHYEAYCRIYSRCGLQFFVVGASSGAMGGSGSQEFMVESDAGEDLCAFNLESGYAANIEVASSAIPSVERIADNPTAEKFATPTAKSIDDLVEQYGIPEQRCAKSLVYFADEQPYLIFMCGNDQLNEAKLQTALKANTIRPAHDEELAALTGADSGSIGPINLKSTIPQIADLRIAHANGMVSGANENGFHYRNIDLDRDANITAYHDLRTVLEGEPDPLKGLPLSVKKAIEVGHIFKLGTKYSEALKATFLDDKGQEHPIIMGSYGIGVERIVACHIEQRHDKDGICWHPSIAPFHIHLTGVKMESELVRDNAESLHDALEAAGFEVLFDDRTGVSPGFKFKDADLLGMPLNVIVGEKHLAEGNVEIKVRNTGERSIVPVSDAVRVCKELLASLSV, encoded by the coding sequence ATGCGTCTATCGAAGTACTTCATTCCCACACTGAAAGAGGTTCCGGCGGAGGCCGTCATTCCCAGTCATCAGCTCATGCTGCGCGCGGGCATGATTCGGGGACTTTCAGCCGGCATTTACTCGCTGTTGCCGTTGGGCTACCGCGTATGGAAAAAGGTCATGCAGATCATTCGCGAGGAGATGGATGGAATCGGTGGAATGGAATTGCATCTGCCGGCCTTGAATCCAAAGGATATTTGGGAGGAGACGGGACGCGTCGAGGCCTTCGGCGACACGATGTTCCATATCAAGAACCGCGATCTCGTACTCGCACCAACGCATGAAGAAATCATCACGCATATCGCGCAGGCATTCGTGCATTCCTATCGCGACATGCCGCAGATCTGGTATCAGATACAGACGAAATTCCGCAACGAACCGCGCCCCAAATCCGGCGTGATTCGCAGTCGCCAATTCCTCATGAAGGATGCGTATTCCCTGGATAATTCCTGGGAGGGACTTGACGCGAGCTATCAGAAGCATTACGAGGCGTATTGCCGCATTTACTCGCGTTGCGGACTGCAGTTCTTTGTCGTCGGCGCCTCCAGCGGCGCGATGGGCGGCAGTGGTTCGCAGGAATTCATGGTGGAATCCGACGCCGGCGAGGATTTATGCGCCTTCAACCTCGAGAGCGGCTATGCGGCGAATATCGAAGTCGCGAGTTCGGCTATTCCGTCCGTCGAGCGTATTGCGGACAATCCCACAGCGGAAAAATTTGCCACACCGACGGCCAAATCCATAGACGATTTGGTGGAGCAATATGGAATACCCGAGCAACGCTGCGCAAAGTCACTCGTGTATTTCGCGGACGAACAGCCGTATCTGATTTTCATGTGCGGCAACGATCAGCTCAACGAGGCGAAGCTGCAGACAGCGCTGAAGGCCAATACCATTCGGCCGGCGCATGACGAAGAACTCGCCGCGTTGACCGGCGCGGACAGCGGATCCATCGGTCCGATCAACCTGAAGTCCACGATTCCGCAAATCGCGGATCTCCGCATCGCCCACGCGAATGGGATGGTGAGCGGGGCCAATGAAAACGGCTTCCATTACCGCAATATCGATCTCGACCGCGACGCGAACATCACCGCGTATCATGATCTCCGCACCGTGCTCGAGGGCGAGCCGGATCCGTTGAAGGGATTGCCGCTCAGTGTGAAAAAAGCGATCGAGGTCGGACATATTTTCAAACTCGGCACCAAGTATAGCGAAGCGCTCAAGGCCACCTTCCTCGATGACAAGGGGCAGGAGCATCCCATTATCATGGGCAGCTACGGCATCGGTGTCGAACGCATCGTGGCCTGTCATATCGAACAGCGTCATGACAAGGACGGCATATGCTGGCATCCTTCCATCGCACCATTTCACATTCATCTCACCGGCGTGAAAATGGAGAGCGAACTCGTGCGCGACAATGCCGAGTCCCTGCATGACGCACTCGAGGCGGCGGGTTTCGAGGTGCTGTTCGATGATCGTACCGGTGTGAGTCCCGGCTTCAAGTTCAAAGACGCCGATTTGCTGGGTATGCCTCTGAATGTGATTGTCGGAGAAAAACATCTCGCCGAAGGCAATGTGGAAATCAAGGTCCGCAACACCGGCGAGCGCAGCATCGTACCGGTGTCCGACGCTGTGCGCGTCTGCAAGGAGTTGCTCGCGTCGCTGAGCGTGTAA
- the ftnA gene encoding non-heme ferritin encodes MLSTKMIDKLNEQVTIEFESSNLYLQMAAWCEWKGFDGTAAFLKTHSEEERMHMMKLFNYLGETGNLAIISAMEKPRSEYESLQEMFSLILNHEKFVTSKINELVALAYEEKDYSSLNFLQWYVGEQHEEENLFTSILDKINLIAYDGRGLYLIDRDLGKMATAPEA; translated from the coding sequence ATGCTGAGCACAAAGATGATCGACAAGCTCAACGAGCAGGTCACCATCGAATTCGAGTCTTCGAATCTGTATCTTCAAATGGCCGCCTGGTGCGAGTGGAAGGGCTTTGACGGCACGGCTGCCTTCCTCAAGACGCATTCCGAGGAAGAGCGCATGCACATGATGAAGCTGTTCAACTATCTCGGTGAAACCGGGAATCTGGCCATCATCAGCGCGATGGAGAAGCCGCGCAGCGAGTACGAGTCGCTGCAGGAAATGTTCAGCCTCATTCTCAATCACGAGAAATTCGTCACCAGCAAGATCAACGAGCTTGTTGCGCTGGCATATGAAGAGAAGGATTATTCGTCGCTGAATTTCCTGCAGTGGTATGTCGGCGAGCAGCACGAGGAAGAAAATCTCTTCACTTCCATTCTCGACAAGATCAATCTCATTGCCTACGATGGCAGGGGATTGTACCTCATTGACCGTGATCTCGGGAAAATGGCCACCGCGCCGGAAGCGTGA
- a CDS encoding LutB/LldF family L-lactate oxidation iron-sulfur protein — translation MSNATPLIPENLHRLVAERIHDTALRGNIRRATQTSLDKRAAVIGDYDDWEEMRGLAHDVKRHVIDNLRGYLELFEQKATEAGAILHFARDAEEARGIITRIAKESGSRLAVKSKSMTTEEIGLNHALEEAGVRTVETDLGEYIVQLAGEIPSHITAPALHKNRKEIGALFAEKLGIAYSEDPEHLTRVARDTLRDDFLAADLGISGVNFAIAESGSIVIVENEGNARMCSSLPRTHIAVMGFEKLLPDIHFLGLFLNMLGRSATGQRLTCYTSIITGPAGTEESDGPRALHIVILDNGRSRMLADDALRDALLCIRCGACMNVCPVYQKIGGHGYGSVYPGPIGSVISPVFHGEQRAKAMPYTSSLCGACADICPVKIDLHHLLLWWRKSIAGHGHGPWPERMGMKLFRVLASRDWLFDFSGRVARFLSPLLAGGGSAPRVPVWSRTRDFPALPERSFKQLWEEHARERS, via the coding sequence ATGAGCAACGCTACGCCTCTCATTCCGGAAAATCTTCACCGCCTCGTGGCTGAGCGAATTCATGATACCGCACTGCGGGGAAATATTCGACGCGCGACACAAACTTCGCTGGACAAACGCGCGGCTGTTATCGGTGACTACGACGACTGGGAGGAAATGCGCGGGCTGGCGCACGATGTCAAACGCCATGTCATAGACAACCTGCGCGGGTATCTCGAGCTCTTCGAACAGAAGGCAACAGAAGCCGGAGCTATTCTCCACTTCGCACGCGACGCCGAAGAAGCCCGCGGTATCATAACACGGATAGCGAAGGAAAGCGGCTCCCGCCTCGCCGTGAAAAGCAAATCCATGACCACCGAGGAAATCGGTCTCAATCATGCGTTGGAAGAGGCGGGAGTCCGTACCGTGGAAACCGATCTCGGGGAGTACATCGTGCAACTCGCCGGCGAAATTCCTTCGCATATCACCGCACCGGCGCTGCACAAGAACAGAAAGGAAATCGGTGCGCTGTTCGCGGAAAAGCTGGGAATCGCGTACAGCGAAGATCCTGAGCACCTCACGCGCGTCGCCCGAGATACGTTGCGCGATGACTTCCTCGCAGCCGATCTGGGTATTTCAGGCGTCAATTTCGCGATTGCAGAGAGCGGCAGCATCGTCATTGTAGAAAACGAGGGCAATGCGCGTATGTGCAGCAGTCTGCCGCGCACGCACATCGCGGTGATGGGCTTCGAGAAACTGCTGCCGGATATACACTTCCTCGGTCTGTTTCTGAACATGCTCGGCCGCAGCGCCACAGGTCAACGCCTCACCTGCTACACATCCATCATCACGGGACCCGCCGGAACGGAGGAGAGCGATGGGCCGCGTGCGCTCCACATCGTCATACTCGACAACGGCCGCAGCCGCATGCTGGCCGATGATGCGCTCCGCGACGCATTGCTGTGCATCCGCTGCGGTGCCTGCATGAACGTCTGCCCAGTGTATCAGAAAATCGGCGGCCATGGCTACGGCTCTGTCTATCCAGGTCCCATCGGCAGTGTGATATCGCCGGTGTTTCATGGAGAACAGCGCGCCAAAGCCATGCCGTACACATCATCCCTGTGCGGTGCCTGCGCGGATATTTGCCCCGTAAAGATAGATTTGCATCATCTGCTGCTCTGGTGGAGGAAAAGTATTGCCGGACACGGACACGGTCCCTGGCCCGAACGCATGGGTATGAAACTTTTCAGAGTGCTGGCGTCGCGTGATTGGCTTTTCGATTTTTCAGGACGCGTTGCGCGTTTCTTATCGCCTCTTCTCGCTGGTGGCGGCAGCGCACCCCGAGTCCCTGTATGGAGCCGCACTAGGGATTTTCCCGCACTGCCGGAGCGATCATTCAAACAGCTATGGGAGGAGCATGCACGTGAACGCTCGTGA
- a CDS encoding T9SS type A sorting domain-containing protein, translated as MKSAMVLICVVAITALRPSPSCAQHLSDSPVPLPLVAMLQGTNAVACLSHNVQRTGASLRETSFNPHPNPTDLTAMNDSVNSRGRGFMLEQNYPNPFNPGTVIRFSIPEDALVSIRLYNLLGVELMVLLNEHRRAGSHSITVDGRKLATGSYLYALELPGRRLVRMMTVVR; from the coding sequence ATGAAATCCGCCATGGTATTGATCTGTGTCGTCGCCATCACCGCGCTCCGCCCGTCCCCGAGCTGTGCGCAACACTTGAGTGACTCACCCGTTCCGCTACCGCTCGTCGCGATGCTGCAAGGCACAAACGCGGTTGCCTGTCTATCGCATAACGTTCAGCGGACGGGTGCTTCCCTGCGGGAAACATCCTTCAACCCACATCCCAATCCGACCGATCTCACGGCAATGAACGACAGCGTGAACTCCCGCGGCCGGGGTTTCATGCTTGAACAGAATTACCCGAATCCCTTCAATCCCGGCACAGTGATTCGCTTCTCTATTCCCGAAGATGCGCTCGTGAGCATCCGTCTGTACAATCTGCTCGGTGTTGAATTGATGGTTCTGCTTAACGAGCACCGACGTGCCGGATCCCACAGCATCACCGTGGACGGCAGAAAGCTGGCCACCGGCAGCTACCTCTATGCGCTCGAACTCCCCGGACGGCGTCTCGTACGCATGATGACGGTGGTACGATGA
- a CDS encoding DUF72 domain-containing protein, with protein sequence MYQETLFTELETRMLPPRSIWKLRQRGIYLGTSGYSYDDWVGPFYRHDVKKPRMLEYYQHFFPVSELNYTYYTMPRPSTLFQIRNKAPNMRFSVKAHQSLTHERRSVQQSWQEFADAMMVLSDTDQLSCLLFQFPYSFRCTQDNMSYLDEIVEYFNTFHVVLELRHSSWYNEMTYAYARKRGITLCSVDAPKLPGLTSDALVAGRDFSYYRLHGRNAQNWFDGDNVTRYDYRYTPDEILQIVNNILTLLEASGSVYVFANNHPRAQAIETVSTIAQALDIHPSLEKF encoded by the coding sequence ATGTATCAGGAAACACTTTTTACCGAATTGGAGACGCGCATGCTTCCGCCGAGAAGCATTTGGAAGTTGCGTCAACGGGGCATTTACCTTGGCACCAGCGGGTATTCCTACGATGACTGGGTTGGGCCGTTCTACCGACACGATGTGAAAAAGCCGCGAATGCTGGAGTATTATCAGCATTTTTTCCCGGTTTCGGAGCTGAACTACACGTATTACACCATGCCGCGTCCCAGCACACTGTTTCAAATACGGAACAAGGCGCCGAACATGCGTTTCAGCGTCAAGGCTCATCAGAGTTTGACGCATGAGCGTCGTTCCGTGCAGCAGAGCTGGCAGGAATTCGCCGATGCCATGATGGTGCTGTCGGACACCGATCAGCTCAGTTGCCTGCTCTTTCAGTTTCCGTACAGCTTCAGGTGTACGCAGGACAACATGTCCTACCTGGATGAAATTGTTGAGTACTTCAACACATTTCATGTTGTACTCGAACTCAGGCACTCAAGTTGGTACAATGAAATGACTTATGCTTACGCAAGGAAGCGTGGAATAACATTATGTTCGGTAGATGCCCCGAAACTCCCGGGGCTGACCAGCGATGCACTCGTTGCGGGGCGGGATTTCTCGTACTACCGTTTGCATGGCCGGAATGCGCAGAACTGGTTCGACGGCGACAACGTCACACGTTACGATTACCGTTACACCCCGGATGAAATCCTTCAGATAGTCAACAACATTCTTACTTTGTTAGAAGCGTCAGGTAGCGTCTATGTTTTCGCAAATAATCATCCCCGTGCTCAGGCGATTGAAACAGTTTCCACCATCGCTCAGGCACTTGATATACATCCTTCGCTGGAGAAGTTTTGA
- a CDS encoding (Fe-S)-binding protein — MMRRAVVRVSLFIPCLTDQVFPATGMNMVRVLERLGLTVSYDTRQTCCGQPAFNSGYHAESRQLAERFLDIFDDDGTDYIVVPSGSCASMVMVFYGNLLELAPEYREKAARVRRRMHEFTSFLVDVLHVDDVGAAFSATVTVHDSCHALRELHIKEQPRRLLRRVRGLDLIEMDAAEVCCGFGGTFAVKHADISSVMAEEKVQSIVRSGAEVVTGVDSSCLMNIDGVLRRQGLPVRTMHIADILAMEAR; from the coding sequence ATGATGCGGAGAGCGGTGGTGCGGGTTTCGTTGTTCATACCATGTCTTACGGATCAGGTTTTTCCGGCAACCGGGATGAACATGGTCAGAGTGCTTGAACGCCTCGGATTAACGGTCAGCTATGATACAAGACAGACCTGCTGCGGCCAACCGGCCTTCAACAGCGGTTATCATGCAGAGAGTCGGCAGCTCGCCGAACGTTTTCTGGACATTTTTGACGATGACGGCACGGACTACATCGTCGTTCCGTCCGGCTCCTGTGCCTCGATGGTGATGGTTTTTTACGGGAATCTGCTCGAACTCGCACCGGAATATCGGGAAAAAGCCGCACGTGTGCGCCGCAGGATGCACGAATTCACCTCCTTTCTCGTGGACGTTCTGCACGTGGACGATGTCGGCGCCGCGTTTTCCGCCACCGTGACGGTGCACGATTCCTGTCACGCGCTGCGTGAACTGCACATCAAGGAACAGCCGAGGCGCCTCCTGCGCCGGGTGCGCGGGCTGGATCTCATCGAAATGGATGCAGCGGAAGTCTGCTGCGGTTTCGGAGGAACGTTCGCGGTGAAACACGCGGATATTTCCAGTGTGATGGCCGAAGAAAAAGTACAGAGTATTGTTCGCAGCGGCGCGGAGGTGGTCACAGGCGTGGACTCGAGCTGTTTGATGAATATTGACGGGGTGCTGCGGCGACAGGGGCTTCCGGTCCGCACCATGCACATTGCCGATATCCTGGCCATGGAGGCGCGATGA